From a region of the Bacillales bacterium genome:
- a CDS encoding aspartate aminotransferase family protein — MGELHELDKNHFLHPTSSIKQQQEEGAKFIFEEGDGIYLRDVEGRTYIDAMSSLWNVNVGHGRLELAEAAFEQMKKLAFSSAFSTFSHEPAIRLCAKLVSLAPGDLNAVFLTSGGSESTDTAVKLARHYWRLRGEAKRVKIISRKKAYHGVAAAATSATGIPEFWDMAGKLSDHFIHAEAPFEIGTAEAIASVREQIESVGAHTVAAFIAEPVQGAGGVIIPPEDYFREIRRLCDEYGILFIADEVITGFGRTGKMFAMEHWNVVPDLMMFAKGVSSGYIPLGGVAVSEKIVRVLKERSTTTLFHGFTYSGHPAAAAVGLKNIEIIEKEKLVEHSRRMGERLLHGLKAMRDEIDIVGDVRAIGLLAAFEVVKDRGSYERFAAEKKAAPRIIEALYERGVICRPVTYDGTAIVTLAPPLIITERQVEELVAKLTDAVKAVRKELVDA, encoded by the coding sequence ATGGGCGAATTGCACGAACTCGACAAAAACCATTTTCTTCACCCGACGTCATCGATTAAACAACAGCAAGAAGAAGGGGCAAAGTTCATTTTTGAGGAAGGCGACGGCATTTATTTGCGTGATGTGGAAGGAAGGACTTACATCGATGCGATGTCTTCGCTCTGGAATGTAAACGTCGGTCATGGTCGCTTGGAATTGGCGGAAGCGGCGTTCGAACAAATGAAAAAGCTTGCATTCAGCTCTGCCTTTTCGACGTTCAGCCACGAACCGGCAATCCGTCTTTGTGCAAAGCTGGTGAGTCTTGCTCCCGGGGATTTGAATGCGGTTTTCCTTACATCCGGCGGATCGGAATCGACGGATACGGCGGTGAAGCTTGCCCGCCATTACTGGCGTTTGCGCGGGGAGGCAAAGCGTGTCAAAATCATTTCCCGCAAAAAGGCGTATCATGGAGTGGCCGCGGCGGCGACAAGCGCGACAGGCATTCCGGAGTTTTGGGACATGGCCGGAAAGCTGTCTGATCATTTCATTCATGCAGAAGCTCCGTTTGAGATTGGCACGGCGGAAGCGATCGCGTCCGTTCGCGAACAGATCGAATCCGTCGGCGCACATACGGTTGCAGCATTCATCGCCGAACCGGTGCAAGGGGCGGGCGGCGTAATCATTCCTCCGGAGGATTATTTTCGCGAAATCCGTCGGCTTTGCGACGAATACGGTATTTTGTTCATTGCCGATGAAGTGATTACCGGATTCGGACGAACCGGAAAAATGTTCGCGATGGAACATTGGAACGTCGTCCCGGACTTGATGATGTTTGCGAAAGGCGTCTCGAGCGGCTATATTCCGCTCGGCGGCGTTGCCGTCTCCGAAAAAATCGTTCGCGTGTTGAAAGAGCGTTCGACGACGACTTTGTTTCATGGATTCACCTACAGCGGTCATCCCGCTGCGGCCGCAGTAGGATTGAAAAACATTGAAATCATTGAAAAAGAAAAGCTTGTCGAGCATTCCCGGCGCATGGGCGAGCGTTTGCTGCACGGTTTGAAGGCGATGCGTGATGAAATCGACATCGTCGGGGACGTACGCGCGATCGGTTTGCTTGCGGCCTTTGAAGTCGTAAAGGATCGCGGCTCGTACGAACGCTTTGCGGCGGAAAAGAAAGCAGCGCCGCGGATCATCGAAGCGTTGTATGAACGGGGTGTCATTTGCCGGCCGGTTACGTATGACGGAACGGCGATCGTGACGCTGGCGCCGCCGTTGATCATTACGGAAAGGCAAGTGGAGGAGCTTGTCGCGAAACTGACCGATGCAGTGAAAGCTGTTCGAAAGGAGCTCGTCGATGCGTAA
- a CDS encoding amidohydrolase, with product MIADRIFTNGTFVSLDDKDRVYGAAAVRDGKIVALGSDEAIERTAGINTKRFDLEGNTVLPGFIDSHQHMISTGFHLRNVDCRVSSIAELVAKIKRRAEAVDADDWVIGWGYDESRFAEGRHPTAADFKDVSRPVFVTHYSLHSAVANELALKKAGITPETTVAHGEVEKDGRGRLTGRLSEDALELIKKQMRFTVSEMKEAIAAANAFYVRHGVTSVHEAGIGFYTGNFDEMRAFQETSENGSRDVRVYGMILDDFYQEGDLLLGFRNERFKTGAVKMFADGTVSGKTAALSMPYADGGTGEFMHGVGEIERKIMRAHRAGVQVAVHAIGDAAVSQVLTAYEKAIRAFPRGDCRHRIEHASIITPALRDRMQKLGVIPVPQPGLVHFAGEVHMDHVPEPLSKGVFALHSFVEAGLLPAGSSDSPITPCDPLLGVYTAVTRRTALGNTILPEQKLSLREALCMYTRNAARASFDEDLKGTLEIGKLADFTVVSPGFMSFDEEQLKTAEVEMTIIGGIVVYRKGEE from the coding sequence ATGATCGCCGACCGCATTTTCACGAATGGAACGTTTGTGTCATTGGACGACAAAGATCGCGTATACGGGGCTGCAGCGGTACGAGACGGAAAAATTGTCGCCCTCGGTTCAGACGAAGCGATCGAGAGGACGGCCGGAATAAATACGAAGCGCTTTGATCTAGAAGGAAACACGGTGTTGCCCGGTTTTATCGACAGCCATCAGCATATGATTTCGACCGGATTCCATTTGCGCAATGTGGACTGCCGCGTGTCATCGATCGCTGAGCTCGTTGCCAAAATAAAACGCAGGGCAGAGGCTGTCGATGCGGACGATTGGGTCATCGGATGGGGGTATGACGAATCCCGATTCGCCGAGGGGCGCCATCCGACGGCAGCTGATTTCAAGGATGTAAGTCGGCCGGTGTTTGTGACGCATTATTCGCTGCACAGCGCGGTCGCCAATGAGCTGGCGTTAAAAAAGGCCGGCATCACGCCGGAGACGACGGTGGCGCACGGTGAGGTAGAAAAAGACGGCCGCGGCCGGTTGACTGGCAGGCTCAGCGAAGATGCGCTTGAACTCATCAAAAAGCAAATGCGCTTCACGGTTTCCGAGATGAAAGAAGCGATTGCGGCGGCGAACGCTTTTTACGTTCGGCATGGGGTCACATCTGTGCACGAAGCCGGCATCGGTTTTTATACGGGAAACTTTGATGAAATGCGTGCGTTTCAAGAAACCTCGGAGAACGGCAGCCGGGATGTGCGCGTATACGGCATGATTTTGGACGATTTTTATCAAGAGGGGGATCTTCTGCTCGGATTTCGAAATGAGCGGTTCAAAACGGGAGCGGTAAAAATGTTTGCTGACGGCACGGTCAGCGGGAAAACGGCTGCCTTGTCAATGCCTTATGCAGACGGAGGAACCGGAGAGTTCATGCATGGTGTTGGTGAGATTGAGCGAAAGATCATGCGGGCTCATCGTGCCGGGGTTCAAGTGGCGGTACATGCGATCGGCGATGCCGCGGTTTCCCAAGTGTTGACGGCTTATGAAAAAGCGATCAGAGCCTTTCCGAGAGGCGATTGCCGACATCGCATCGAACATGCAAGCATTATTACTCCCGCGTTGCGTGACCGCATGCAAAAACTCGGAGTGATTCCCGTACCACAGCCGGGACTCGTTCATTTTGCGGGTGAAGTGCACATGGATCATGTCCCGGAACCGTTATCCAAAGGAGTGTTCGCGCTTCACTCATTTGTTGAAGCTGGATTACTTCCCGCAGGAAGTTCGGATTCGCCAATCACACCTTGCGATCCGCTTCTCGGCGTATACACAGCGGTTACAAGACGTACGGCGCTCGGAAACACGATTTTGCCGGAACAAAAACTATCGTTGCGCGAAGCTCTTTGCATGTACACGCGAAATGCGGCGCGGGCATCCTTTGATGAAGATTTGAAAGGCACGCTCGAGATCGGAAAGCTTGCGGATTTTACCGTTGTCTCTCCGGGGTTCATGTCTTTCGACGAGGAACAGCTCAAGACGGCGGAGGTGGAAATGACGATCATCGGCGGCATTGTCGTTTATCGAAAAGGAGAGGAATAG
- a CDS encoding CoA transferase subunit A, with protein sequence MRKLMRAEEAVRLMRDGDTVLVGGFGLCGTPLTLIDVVSEQDSVRRLTVISNNLGEAGRGLGKWLRSGHLKKAVGSYFTSNREAVSAWQKGELEIELIPQGTLAEAIRAGGAGIAGFYTKTAVGTKLAEGKEERYFRGERYLLIEAIRARVALIKAWKADTMGNLVYAATARNFNPLMATAADIVMAEVDEIVEAGELNPAEITTPHNYVDVVVRNTRYEKRGGVYVAKETSA encoded by the coding sequence ATGCGTAAGCTGATGCGCGCCGAAGAAGCGGTAAGGCTGATGCGTGATGGGGATACGGTGCTCGTCGGAGGATTCGGATTATGCGGAACGCCGCTGACGTTAATTGACGTCGTAAGCGAACAAGATTCGGTGCGGCGGCTCACCGTAATCAGCAACAATCTTGGTGAAGCGGGACGAGGGCTTGGGAAATGGCTGCGTTCGGGACATTTGAAAAAAGCGGTCGGTTCGTATTTTACGTCGAACCGGGAGGCCGTTTCGGCGTGGCAAAAAGGCGAATTGGAAATCGAACTCATCCCGCAAGGGACGCTTGCGGAAGCGATACGTGCGGGTGGTGCAGGCATTGCCGGTTTTTATACGAAAACAGCCGTCGGTACGAAATTGGCGGAAGGAAAAGAAGAGCGATATTTTCGCGGGGAACGCTATTTGTTAATTGAGGCGATACGGGCGAGGGTGGCGTTGATTAAAGCGTGGAAAGCGGACACGATGGGAAACCTCGTCTATGCGGCGACGGCCCGGAATTTTAATCCGTTGATGGCGACGGCAGCCGATATCGTCATGGCCGAAGTCGATGAAATCGTCGAGGCCGGCGAACTGAATCCGGCGGAAATTACGACACCGCACAATTATGTCGACGTTGTCGTGAGAAATACGCGATACGAGAAGCGCGGAGGGGTTTATGTTGCAAAAGAAACATCCGCTTAG
- a CDS encoding acyl-CoA dehydrogenase family protein, whose translation MDFSFTEDIELLRKGVRKFVQEEVESAAMDIERNNEIPKSIVEMSKDMGLFGLSIPESYGGLGLDMVGKCAIYEELGKTHNGYTTLIGAHTGIGTVGIVELGTDEQKKRYLPKMASGEWIGAFALTEPSAGSNAANLKTRAVKQGDRYVLNGSKHYITNAVDGHVFTVMAVTDPEKGAKGITSFIVEKSFPGFIVGKVEDKMGLRGSHSAELFFEDCEVPAENVLGEVNRGYVNALKILANGRAGLAARNLGSCEKLLELSLEHAMTREQFGKPIFEQQAVQHMLADMAADIELLRGITYRSAWMADRGDRVVMEAAIAKLTGSEIYNRVADLAVQIHGGIGYMKDYPIERFYRDARITKIYEGTSEIQKNIIASEMRRAYDGR comes from the coding sequence ATGGATTTTTCATTCACTGAAGATATCGAACTTTTGCGGAAAGGCGTACGCAAATTCGTTCAAGAAGAAGTCGAGTCAGCGGCGATGGATATTGAGCGCAACAATGAAATTCCGAAGTCGATCGTCGAAATGTCGAAAGACATGGGGTTGTTCGGGTTGAGTATTCCCGAGTCCTACGGCGGCCTCGGGTTGGATATGGTCGGCAAATGTGCAATTTACGAGGAACTCGGGAAAACGCACAACGGCTATACGACGTTGATTGGGGCTCATACCGGGATCGGCACTGTTGGGATCGTTGAGCTCGGAACGGATGAACAAAAGAAGCGCTATTTGCCGAAGATGGCAAGCGGCGAATGGATCGGAGCGTTTGCGTTGACTGAGCCGAGCGCCGGATCGAATGCGGCGAACTTGAAAACACGGGCTGTGAAACAAGGCGACCGCTACGTGTTGAACGGCTCGAAACATTATATTACGAATGCCGTCGATGGACATGTGTTTACGGTTATGGCGGTGACAGACCCAGAGAAAGGTGCGAAAGGAATCACGTCTTTTATCGTAGAAAAAAGTTTCCCCGGGTTTATTGTCGGCAAGGTCGAGGATAAAATGGGGCTTCGCGGCTCGCATTCAGCGGAACTGTTTTTTGAAGACTGCGAGGTGCCGGCGGAAAATGTTCTCGGTGAAGTGAACCGCGGGTATGTCAACGCTTTAAAGATTTTGGCAAATGGACGTGCCGGTCTTGCCGCAAGAAATCTCGGATCTTGTGAAAAATTGCTTGAGTTGTCGCTGGAGCACGCGATGACGAGGGAACAGTTCGGAAAGCCGATCTTTGAGCAGCAAGCGGTGCAGCACATGCTCGCCGATATGGCGGCGGACATCGAATTGCTGCGAGGCATCACTTATCGCTCGGCGTGGATGGCTGACCGCGGAGATCGAGTCGTCATGGAAGCGGCAATCGCCAAGTTGACGGGGTCGGAAATTTACAACCGGGTGGCGGATCTTGCCGTGCAGATCCACGGAGGTATCGGGTATATGAAAGATTATCCGATCGAACGGTTTTACCGGGATGCGCGCATAACGAAAATTTACGAAGGCACAAGCGAAATTCAGAAAAACATTATTGCTTCGGAAATGAGACGCGCTTATGACGGAAGGTGA
- a CDS encoding 3-oxoacid CoA-transferase subunit B, with product MQKKHPLRERIACRIAEELESGDVINLGVGIPTLIPDYVETGKRLYLQSENGLLGIGPTPADDEIDMDLISASKKPITYDVGASLFHSADSFAMIRGGHVDVAVLGALQVSETGEIANWAIPGKTILGVGGAMDLVAGAKRLIIAVMHTSKSGEPKLVEALTYPSSGVRKAQMVVTEKGVFTFDDGIMTLTEVASDTSVEEIRRTTSARFETASRLKTMDRKE from the coding sequence TTGCAAAAGAAACATCCGCTTAGGGAACGAATTGCCTGCCGGATTGCCGAAGAACTCGAATCCGGGGACGTCATCAATCTTGGCGTTGGAATCCCGACGCTCATTCCGGATTACGTAGAGACTGGAAAACGATTGTATTTGCAATCGGAAAACGGATTGCTCGGAATCGGACCGACGCCGGCGGACGACGAAATTGACATGGATTTAATCAGTGCAAGCAAAAAGCCGATCACCTACGATGTCGGTGCCTCGCTTTTTCACAGCGCCGATTCGTTTGCGATGATTCGCGGCGGCCATGTGGATGTCGCCGTGTTGGGAGCTCTGCAAGTGAGCGAAACTGGAGAGATCGCCAATTGGGCGATCCCGGGAAAGACGATTCTTGGCGTCGGCGGGGCGATGGATTTGGTGGCCGGCGCAAAACGGTTGATCATTGCGGTCATGCACACATCGAAATCCGGCGAGCCGAAATTAGTAGAGGCGTTGACTTATCCGTCGAGCGGGGTGCGCAAAGCGCAAATGGTCGTTACGGAAAAGGGGGTATTTACGTTTGATGACGGCATCATGACTTTGACGGAAGTGGCGTCGGATACGAGCGTGGAGGAGATCAGGCGAACGACGTCGGCACGTTTTGAAACCGCCTCCCGCTTGAAAACGATGGACAGGAAGGAGTAA
- a CDS encoding D-2-hydroxyacid dehydrogenase, producing the protein MLVTTIDEYSERQWEQLKAAVPGSQVHLEPDLTNSRLALDRTEILVTYGFDVTEENLRRLPALKWVQVFQSGIEHVPVAALAERGILLTNVKGIHGVPMAEYVMSYVLYVTRDMKRFERDKQKRLWNRSDLVGEVKGKTMVIFGAGTIGMEVAKKAKAFGMRVIGVNTSGERREPFDEMVKLDEKLQVLSRGDFIVMLLPVTEETFHCIGADELRSMNREACLLNIGRGALVDTEALVDALRNRTIRGAALDVFEDDPLPPEHPLWTFDDVFLTPHLAAKTVNYLDRCLEKFAVNVDRYRNGEPLLNQVDEKKGY; encoded by the coding sequence ATGCTCGTGACAACGATCGACGAATACAGCGAACGACAATGGGAGCAATTGAAAGCAGCGGTACCCGGCAGTCAAGTGCATCTTGAGCCGGACTTGACGAACAGCCGGTTGGCGCTGGATCGTACGGAAATTCTTGTGACGTACGGATTCGACGTGACGGAAGAAAATTTACGGCGCCTGCCTGCGTTAAAATGGGTGCAAGTGTTTCAGTCGGGAATTGAGCATGTACCGGTTGCAGCGCTTGCCGAACGCGGAATTTTGTTGACAAATGTAAAAGGCATCCACGGCGTGCCAATGGCCGAATACGTGATGAGTTACGTGTTGTACGTAACCCGGGACATGAAACGGTTTGAACGTGATAAGCAGAAGCGTCTGTGGAACCGAAGCGATCTCGTTGGCGAGGTAAAGGGGAAGACGATGGTCATTTTCGGGGCGGGAACGATTGGGATGGAAGTCGCGAAAAAAGCGAAAGCGTTCGGGATGCGTGTCATTGGTGTGAACACAAGCGGCGAGCGGCGCGAGCCGTTCGACGAGATGGTGAAGCTGGATGAAAAACTTCAAGTGCTCTCACGCGGCGATTTTATAGTCATGCTCTTGCCGGTAACGGAGGAAACATTTCATTGCATCGGCGCTGACGAATTGCGCTCAATGAACCGGGAGGCTTGCTTATTGAATATTGGGAGAGGGGCGCTTGTCGATACGGAAGCGTTGGTGGACGCATTGCGAAACCGAACGATCAGAGGGGCCGCACTTGACGTTTTCGAAGACGATCCGCTGCCGCCGGAGCATCCGCTCTGGACATTTGACGACGTATTTTTGACACCGCATTTGGCAGCAAAAACGGTGAACTATCTCGATCGTTGTTTGGAAAAATTCGCCGTCAATGTGGATCGTTATCGGAACGGTGAGCCATTGCTGAATCAAGTCGACGAAAAGAAGGGATATTGA
- a CDS encoding thiolase family protein yields the protein MRNVVIVDAVRTAVGRMGGIFADVEVDRLSARVMNEVIVRSGIAAGDIDEVVWGQAKQSSDTANLARVAALKAGIPDHVPAYTVHRQCGSGLQAIHNAAQQIMCGYADVVLAGGGESMSTAPYYIRNVRYGLKAGNGEIVDPNTESQPRAQPMEIYGPLTMGVTAENLVEKYGISRQEQDEFALESQRKAKSAIAAGRFKAEIVPMEVKRNRQTVTVDTDEHPRDTTLEKLAKLPAVFKEGGTVTPGNASGRNDGAAALVLMAEEEAVRRGLKPILRVTAQAAAGVDPRYMGIGPVPATQRALRLAGRRLEEIDVIELNEAFAAQAIAVTREWQLDLRKLNPNGGAIALGHPIGATGAILMTKLMHEMNRRECRYGLVTLCVGGGQGIATVVERWKR from the coding sequence ATGCGAAACGTAGTTATCGTTGATGCTGTGAGAACGGCTGTTGGACGCATGGGCGGTATTTTCGCCGACGTCGAAGTGGACCGTTTGTCCGCCCGCGTTATGAATGAGGTGATCGTCCGCAGCGGTATTGCGGCCGGTGATATCGATGAAGTTGTATGGGGACAGGCGAAGCAAAGTTCCGATACCGCCAATTTAGCTCGAGTTGCGGCATTAAAGGCGGGTATTCCCGATCATGTGCCGGCGTACACGGTGCATCGTCAATGCGGTTCCGGTTTGCAAGCGATCCATAATGCGGCGCAGCAAATCATGTGCGGTTACGCCGACGTCGTTTTGGCTGGCGGCGGGGAAAGCATGAGCACAGCGCCGTATTATATTAGAAATGTGCGTTACGGGTTGAAAGCGGGAAACGGCGAGATTGTCGATCCGAATACAGAAAGCCAGCCGCGGGCGCAGCCGATGGAGATTTACGGACCGTTGACGATGGGGGTAACGGCGGAAAACTTGGTGGAAAAGTATGGGATCAGCCGGCAAGAGCAAGATGAATTCGCACTGGAGAGTCAGAGGAAAGCGAAGTCGGCGATCGCAGCCGGCCGGTTTAAAGCGGAAATCGTTCCGATGGAAGTGAAAAGGAATCGTCAAACGGTCACGGTGGACACCGATGAACATCCGCGGGACACCACGCTTGAGAAATTGGCGAAACTGCCGGCGGTGTTCAAAGAAGGCGGAACGGTGACGCCGGGGAATGCGAGCGGGCGGAACGACGGAGCGGCGGCGCTCGTGTTGATGGCTGAGGAGGAGGCGGTACGCAGGGGGTTGAAACCGATACTGCGAGTGACAGCGCAAGCCGCTGCAGGCGTCGATCCGCGGTACATGGGGATCGGACCGGTGCCGGCGACACAGCGGGCGCTGCGGTTGGCCGGACGGAGGCTGGAAGAAATCGATGTCATTGAATTAAATGAAGCGTTTGCCGCACAGGCGATTGCGGTGACGCGTGAATGGCAGCTGGATTTGCGGAAATTGAATCCGAACGGAGGAGCCATTGCACTCGGCCATCCGATCGGAGCGACGGGTGCGATATTGATGACGAAACTGATGCATGAAATGAACCGGCGCGAATGTCGTTACGGTCTCGTTACGCTTTGCGTAGGCGGTGGACAGGGCATCGCAACCGTCGTGGAGCGTTGGAAACGATGA
- a CDS encoding glycoside hydrolase family 15 protein, whose protein sequence is METDKAMEVLDRMKLPNGTYTASVSDDYDYVWIRDVCYTVLPFLGTESERFVESYHALLDLFLAYEWKIDIHTKKKPQFLFEYIHARYSRDLKEIPVEWGHAQNDAIGAFLWGIGEGVRFGHHMIRNEQDLAIVQKLVDYLECVEYWNTEDNGMWEENMEVHASSVGACVAGLHSVKMLVHVEDALIRKGEETLRFLLPRESETKDVDLALLSLIYPYHVVNRPTALKILNNVTEKLERTYGCIRYKNDQYYNEGSEAEWCFGFPWIGLCYLELGIYDKAMEYYNKTKAIIPENWEIPELYVGGTNVPNVNTPLAWAVSMAYLFITRYETICVNRSSHVSV, encoded by the coding sequence ATGGAAACCGATAAAGCAATGGAAGTATTGGATCGCATGAAATTGCCGAACGGGACGTATACAGCAAGCGTCTCTGACGATTACGATTACGTTTGGATTCGAGATGTTTGCTATACGGTATTGCCATTTCTCGGTACGGAGTCTGAACGATTTGTCGAATCTTACCATGCCTTGCTGGATCTGTTCCTCGCTTACGAATGGAAGATCGATATCCACACGAAAAAGAAACCGCAATTTTTGTTTGAATATATCCATGCACGTTATTCCAGAGATTTAAAAGAAATTCCGGTCGAATGGGGTCACGCGCAGAACGATGCAATCGGAGCTTTTTTATGGGGAATCGGTGAAGGGGTGCGCTTCGGTCATCACATGATCCGAAATGAACAGGATTTGGCGATAGTTCAAAAGCTCGTTGATTATCTCGAATGCGTTGAATATTGGAATACGGAAGATAACGGCATGTGGGAAGAAAACATGGAAGTTCACGCATCGAGTGTCGGTGCATGTGTAGCTGGGCTTCATTCCGTGAAGATGCTCGTTCACGTGGAAGATGCGTTGATTCGGAAAGGGGAAGAAACGCTTCGCTTTTTGCTGCCGCGGGAAAGCGAGACGAAAGACGTCGACCTTGCCTTACTTTCATTGATCTATCCGTATCACGTCGTCAACCGTCCGACCGCATTGAAAATCTTAAACAACGTCACTGAAAAGCTTGAGCGGACGTACGGATGCATCCGGTACAAAAATGACCAGTATTACAATGAAGGCAGCGAGGCTGAATGGTGTTTCGGGTTTCCGTGGATCGGCTTATGTTATTTGGAATTAGGTATTTACGACAAAGCTATGGAATACTATAATAAAACAAAAGCCATTATTCCTGAAAACTGGGAAATTCCTGAGTTGTATGTGGGCGGAACGAATGTTCCAAACGTCAACACGCCGCTTGCCTGGGCGGTATCCATGGCCTATTTGTTCATTACTCGATACGAGACCATATGTGTCAACCGTTCGTCACATGTTTCCGTTTAA
- a CDS encoding aspartate aminotransferase family protein translates to MTHLIKPILGTQYPEISHGEGVYVYDKNGKQYLDASSGAMTAVIGHGVKEVADAMYEQAKKISYVFRGQFTSEPAETLARRLAEEAPGDLNWAFFVNSGSEATEIALKIAVQYWQEQGRPEKNRILSRWMSYHGVTLGALSMSGNLIRRQRFDAVLHDFPGVVPSYCYRCPFNLQHPSCALACASDLEAAIQRIGPDKIAAFIFEPIVGASGGAVVPPDGYFERVKAICDKYEILTIADEVVTGIGRTGKMFAMQHWGVQPDLMALGKGLGGGSTPLGAALVSDRVIRTIENGSKMMLAGHTLSANPLSTATGLAALNYVKTRRLPENAAKQGQLLGKGLEALERKYEMIGNVRGKGLMWGIEFVAEKDTRTPFELNSQVTNRIILKGYEKGIILYNAAGALNGKGGDAVLITPPLVIQTEEIDLLLTLLEEVVSEVNGELAKEGVLANRPTG, encoded by the coding sequence ATGACGCATTTAATCAAGCCGATCCTCGGCACGCAATATCCGGAAATCAGCCACGGGGAAGGTGTGTACGTTTACGATAAAAACGGGAAACAGTATTTGGATGCTTCTTCCGGAGCCATGACCGCCGTAATCGGACACGGCGTGAAAGAAGTCGCCGATGCCATGTACGAACAAGCGAAAAAAATTTCTTACGTGTTTCGCGGTCAATTTACGAGCGAGCCTGCGGAGACGTTGGCCAGAAGGTTGGCCGAAGAAGCGCCAGGGGATTTGAATTGGGCTTTTTTCGTCAACAGCGGTTCGGAAGCAACCGAAATCGCTTTGAAAATTGCTGTCCAATATTGGCAAGAACAAGGGAGACCGGAAAAAAACCGTATTTTGTCACGCTGGATGAGTTATCACGGCGTCACGCTCGGCGCGTTGTCGATGTCCGGAAATCTCATTCGCCGTCAGCGTTTTGATGCGGTGCTGCACGATTTTCCCGGAGTCGTGCCGTCCTATTGCTACCGTTGTCCGTTCAACTTGCAACATCCGTCTTGCGCGCTTGCCTGTGCAAGCGATCTTGAGGCTGCGATTCAACGAATCGGGCCGGATAAGATCGCCGCGTTTATTTTTGAGCCGATCGTTGGTGCCTCCGGCGGAGCGGTGGTCCCCCCGGACGGTTATTTTGAGCGAGTGAAAGCGATTTGCGACAAGTATGAAATTTTAACTATTGCTGACGAGGTGGTGACGGGGATCGGCAGGACCGGGAAAATGTTCGCGATGCAACATTGGGGCGTCCAACCGGACTTGATGGCGCTTGGAAAAGGGCTTGGCGGAGGTTCGACTCCGCTCGGAGCTGCGCTTGTTTCTGATCGTGTTATTCGCACGATCGAAAACGGTTCGAAAATGATGCTGGCCGGACATACATTGAGCGCAAATCCGTTGTCGACGGCGACGGGTCTTGCTGCGTTGAATTACGTAAAAACAAGGCGATTGCCGGAAAATGCAGCCAAACAAGGTCAGTTGTTAGGAAAAGGCTTGGAAGCGCTTGAACGGAAATACGAGATGATCGGCAACGTGCGCGGCAAAGGGTTGATGTGGGGCATTGAGTTTGTCGCGGAAAAGGACACAAGAACACCTTTCGAATTAAATTCGCAAGTAACGAACCGGATCATTTTGAAAGGTTACGAAAAAGGGATCATCTTGTATAATGCAGCCGGGGCGTTGAACGGAAAAGGCGGCGATGCCGTTTTGATCACGCCTCCGCTTGTGATACAGACAGAAGAGATCGATTTGCTGCTCACCTTGCTGGAAGAGGTAGTTTCGGAAGTGAACGGAGAGTTGGCGAAAGAAGGAGTGCTCGCGAATCGTCCAACCGGTTGA
- a CDS encoding FadR/GntR family transcriptional regulator yields the protein MSQLLYEQIVEHLEEEIYNGALKEGEKLPSERELAAHHQVSRNVVREAIGALRQKGLVVVKPGKGAYVNRDEDGMITDTLKQILRGDLTTAADILEVREVLEKAIIRRAVDHATDKHLNRLTAIYEQMERCKQDVNRFVKEDARFHMTLAESTQNKLFVLLNRSLHELTEGTTFSITRFTPYSVGDAQIHHWQLIDAIRSKDVERAVQTIDAHIAMLRNEVEMLVKRHETHPS from the coding sequence ATGAGTCAACTGTTGTACGAACAAATTGTGGAACATCTTGAAGAAGAAATTTATAACGGCGCTTTGAAAGAAGGGGAAAAACTCCCGTCGGAACGAGAGTTGGCTGCGCATCATCAAGTCAGCCGAAACGTCGTGCGTGAAGCGATCGGTGCGCTTCGCCAAAAAGGTCTCGTCGTCGTAAAGCCGGGGAAAGGGGCTTATGTCAATCGAGATGAAGACGGCATGATCACCGATACGTTGAAACAAATCTTGCGCGGGGACTTGACGACGGCGGCCGACATTTTGGAAGTTCGCGAAGTGCTTGAAAAAGCGATCATCCGGCGTGCCGTCGACCATGCAACCGACAAACACTTGAATCGCTTGACGGCGATTTATGAACAAATGGAGCGCTGCAAACAGGATGTCAATCGATTCGTTAAGGAAGATGCTCGTTTTCACATGACATTGGCGGAGTCGACGCAAAACAAACTATTCGTTTTGTTGAACCGTTCTTTGCACGAATTAACCGAAGGAACGACATTTTCGATCACCCGATTTACGCCATACAGTGTCGGCGATGCGCAAATTCACCATTGGCAGTTGATCGATGCGATTCGGTCAAAAGACGTCGAACGGGCGGTTCAAACAATTGATGCGCACATAGCTATGTTGCGAAACGAAGTTGAGATGCTCGTCAAACGGCACGAAACCCATCCGTCGTGA